The following DNA comes from Alnus glutinosa chromosome 6, dhAlnGlut1.1, whole genome shotgun sequence.
CTGGTTCAATTCCTAGGGAGGTAGAAAATCTCTTGAAGTTGACTGCATTTCGAGTGGCCCGAAACCGATTAACTGGTTATTTGCCACAAAATATTTGCCAAGGTGGATTGCTTCGAAACTTCACCGTAAATGGTAATAATCTAACAGGCCCGATTCCTAAATGCATAAGAAACTGTACAAGATTATATAGACTTCGTCTAGATGAGAACCAATTAACTGGAAATATATCCGAAGTTTTTGGGGTTTATCCGGACCTGGATTACATAAACCTTAGCAACAACAACTTTTATGGTGAACTTTCACCTAACTGGGGAAGGAGCTCACAACTAACAGATTTAGAAATCGCTGGAAATCATATCACGGGTAACATACCACCTGAGATTGGAAACGCAACTCGGCTACAAGTTCTTGATCTTTCTTCAAATCACTTAGTGGGGGAGATACCTAAGGAATTGGGAAGGTTGACTTCTTTGGGGAAGCTTATACTGACGAACAATCAACTTTCAGGTGGTATACTTTCAGAGCTCGGGTCCCTGACAAACCTTGAGTATCTTGACCTGTCCATAAACAAACTGAGCAACTCAGTTCCAGAATGTATAGGGAACTTCTCAAATTTGTACTACATGAATTTGAGTCACAACGAGTTCAGTCGTGGAATTCCAACTCAAGTGGCCAAGTTAGTTCAGCTGTCCGAGCTTGATCTGAGTCATAACCAACTCACGGGAGAGGTACCAACGGAGTTCGGGAACTTGCAAAGCTTGGTGACAATGGATATCTCCCACAACAACCTTTCTGGCATTCTTCCGAGCGGTTTGAACGGCATGCACGGCTTGTTGTATGTCAAAATAGCATTCAATCAATTCTGGGGTCAAATTCCATGCAACAAAGCATTTCAAGATGCTCCGATAGAAGCATTGGAGGGGAACAAAGGATTGTGTGGCAAGGTGAAAGGACTACAACCTTGCCAACCATCCAATCCGGCCAAACTCTTCCTGCAAAGGGGCCACAAGATTGTGTTCATAATCACATTCCCTATTTTGGGAGtactagtaattttttttgcacTGATCGGAATATCAGGTTCtgtaagaaaaaagagaagctCATTAAACAAACAAGACGAGAACTTGTATACGGCATTAACCCTCGATGGGAGAAAGATGTACGAAGAAATCATAGCAGCCACTCAGAATTTTGATGCCATGTATTGCATTGGGAGTGGTGGATTTGGAAGCGTCTATAAAGCAGAGTTGCCATCGGGTAATATTGTAGCTGCAAAGAAAATCCACACCTTATGTGATGGTGATCATGTGACTGATCGGAAAGAGTTTCTCAATGAGATAGAGGCATTA
Coding sequences within:
- the LOC133871655 gene encoding MDIS1-interacting receptor like kinase 2-like, which codes for MGSSTFGKVFSLISFFLFVSPHVASIEEADALLTWKASLQKESQSQLSSWTLLPNNATGLNSSTNPSCSWFGIYCNHAESVIGMNLTYLGLKGSLHEFSFLSFPNLEFVNLSMNSLFGTIPPQISYLSKLIYLDLSINQFSGKIPLEIGLLTNLEVLRLFKNQLNSTIPPEIGQLRSLDELALYSNSLNGPIPPSLGNLSKLAYLYLYDNPLSCSIPLEIGNLSSLTVLDLSQNKLFGSIPTSLCNIGNLTILHFFQNNLSGPIPEEIGNLKSLMTLDLRENKLTGPLPASIGNLSKLEVLYIRDNQLSGSIPREVENLLKLTAFRVARNRLTGYLPQNICQGGLLRNFTVNGNNLTGPIPKCIRNCTRLYRLRLDENQLTGNISEVFGVYPDLDYINLSNNNFYGELSPNWGRSSQLTDLEIAGNHITGNIPPEIGNATRLQVLDLSSNHLVGEIPKELGRLTSLGKLILTNNQLSGGILSELGSLTNLEYLDLSINKLSNSVPECIGNFSNLYYMNLSHNEFSRGIPTQVAKLVQLSELDLSHNQLTGEVPTEFGNLQSLVTMDISHNNLSGILPSGLNGMHGLLYVKIAFNQFWGQIPCNKAFQDAPIEALEGNKGLCGKVL